One Prosthecobacter sp. SYSU 5D2 genomic window carries:
- a CDS encoding isochorismatase family cysteine hydrolase, with product MARAANASLHGSAPDKSPQVLLLIDVINAMDFPRGKHLLRHALPSARKMAALKKRAREAGVPVIYVNDNFGRWQSDFKAHVTHCLEADVPGGPVVQQLLPDEEDYFVLKPKHSGFYSTSLEILLKYLEATTLILAGFAGNLCVLYTANDAYMRDYELIVPRDCVASETKQANDHALAQMQKHLRADIRTSSRIILGKSAKPTGK from the coding sequence ATGGCCCGAGCCGCCAATGCCAGCCTGCACGGGAGCGCGCCTGACAAGTCTCCGCAGGTGCTGCTGCTGATTGACGTCATCAATGCCATGGACTTTCCCCGGGGAAAGCATCTGCTGAGGCATGCACTGCCCTCAGCGCGGAAGATGGCGGCGTTAAAGAAAAGGGCGCGCGAGGCAGGGGTGCCGGTCATCTATGTGAACGACAATTTTGGCCGGTGGCAGTCGGATTTTAAAGCCCACGTCACCCATTGCCTGGAGGCGGATGTGCCAGGCGGCCCGGTGGTGCAGCAGCTCCTGCCAGATGAAGAGGACTACTTCGTATTGAAGCCGAAGCACTCTGGGTTCTATTCCACGTCCCTGGAAATCCTGCTCAAGTATCTTGAAGCCACCACCCTCATCCTGGCCGGCTTCGCAGGAAACCTGTGTGTTCTTTATACGGCCAACGATGCCTATATGCGGGACTATGAGCTCATTGTGCCGCGTGACTGCGTGGCTTCCGAGACCAAGCAGGCCAATGACCACGCCCTGGCGCAAATGCAGAAGCATCTGCGCGCGGACATCCGCACGTCGTCACGGATTATTCTGGGCAAGTCGGCGAAGCCGACGGGCAAATGA
- a CDS encoding 3-deoxy-7-phosphoheptulonate synthase, translated as MNPTANVHIASNIPLPAPRDLVAELPPSEVQAAFVNQARTEIRNILFGDDKRFLVIVGPCSIHDPEAGLEYAAKLAALSRELKDRLCIVMRVYFEKPRTTVGWKGLIMDPDLDGTCNIPDGLRLARRILRDVLELGIATATELLDPITPQYIADLICWSAVGARTTESQTHRQMASGLSMPLGFKNGTFGHITPAVNAIKAAIQSQTFLGVSEDGVASAVTTSGNPDCHIILRGGEDGPNYGADDVAETKAALEAAKLKPSIMIDASHGNCAKDHQKMPQVFREIVRQRAAGEESIIGAMLESNLVGGNQKFPRPLNELTRGQSITDACMDWEATEKALREAHALLGV; from the coding sequence ATGAATCCAACTGCCAACGTCCACATCGCCTCCAACATCCCCCTGCCCGCCCCACGTGATCTCGTGGCAGAACTGCCCCCTTCGGAGGTGCAGGCGGCGTTTGTGAACCAGGCACGCACAGAAATTCGCAACATTTTGTTCGGCGATGACAAACGTTTTCTCGTCATCGTGGGCCCCTGCTCCATCCACGACCCGGAAGCCGGGCTGGAATACGCCGCCAAGCTGGCCGCGCTCTCCCGCGAACTGAAAGACCGCCTGTGCATTGTCATGCGGGTGTATTTTGAAAAACCGCGCACGACCGTCGGCTGGAAGGGCCTCATCATGGATCCGGACCTGGACGGCACCTGCAACATCCCGGACGGCCTGCGGCTCGCCCGCCGCATCCTGCGGGATGTGTTAGAGCTGGGCATCGCCACCGCCACCGAGCTGCTGGACCCCATCACCCCGCAATACATCGCCGACCTCATTTGCTGGAGCGCCGTCGGTGCCCGCACCACGGAATCCCAGACGCACCGGCAGATGGCCTCCGGCCTGTCCATGCCGCTGGGTTTTAAAAACGGTACCTTTGGCCACATCACGCCGGCGGTGAATGCCATCAAGGCCGCCATCCAGTCCCAGACCTTTCTGGGCGTGAGCGAAGATGGAGTCGCCTCTGCGGTGACCACCAGCGGCAACCCGGACTGCCACATCATCCTGCGCGGCGGGGAGGACGGACCCAACTACGGAGCCGATGACGTCGCCGAAACCAAGGCTGCGCTGGAGGCTGCCAAACTGAAGCCTTCCATCATGATTGATGCCAGCCACGGCAACTGCGCCAAGGACCATCAAAAGATGCCGCAGGTCTTCCGCGAGATCGTACGCCAGCGCGCCGCCGGCGAGGAATCCATCATCGGAGCCATGCTGGAAAGCAACCTGGTGGGTGGGAACCAAAAATTCCCCCGGCCTCTGAATGAGCTGACCCGTGGCCAGTCCATCACCGATGCCTGCATGGACTGGGAGGCCACGGAGAAAGCGCTCAGGGAAGCGCATGCCTTGCTGGGGGTCTGA